In Topomyia yanbarensis strain Yona2022 chromosome 2, ASM3024719v1, whole genome shotgun sequence, one DNA window encodes the following:
- the LOC131680380 gene encoding uncharacterized protein LOC131680380 produces MDLLKDERQKATPSGPTLQNTVFGWIVSGRVPNSTNSEPCSLVHVCSTAEIKEQLTRFWELETGRTASSNSVEETTCEQFFKETTVRDENGRFVVVLPKKEYVISKLGDSMATALKRFMGLERRFAANPDLKTLYSQFIHEYQTLGHMKEVIDDTATGKTFYSPHHAGLKPDSTTTKLRVVFDGSCRTSTGISLNDGLMVGPVVQEDLLSITLRFRIHRFAIVADIAKMYRMVRVQATDQPLQWILWRDSIEEPIRTFELTTVMYGTASAPYLATKCLQSLAEEREETHPDAAKVLKQDFYVDDMLSGVDDVKDGRKLIQQLVELLQSAGFLLRKWNSNSKELLQNVPEQLRDDRSILELDSSSSTIKTLGLVWEPSTDSFRFTTPTWNSAAVVTKRIVLSDVSRLFDPLGLVGPVIIQAKIFIQELWKQECSWDEPLLPELQEYWQEYRRNLAGSASLFLGGLDYLATL; encoded by the coding sequence ATGGACTTGCTGAAAGATGAACGACAAAAGGCTACACCATCAGGACCGACTCTGCAGAATACGGTGTTTGGGTGGATAGTCTCGGGAAGAGTTCCCAACAGTACAAATAGCGAGCCATGTTCACTGGTTCATGTGTGCTCGACGGCGGAAATCAAAGAGCAGCTCACCAGATTTTGGGAATTGGAGACCGGTCGAACCGCCAGTAGCAATTCCGTCGAAGAAACCACCTGCGAACAGTTTTTCAAGGAGACTACAGTAAGAGACGAGAATGGCAGATTTGTTGTGGTACTGCCAAAGAAGGAATACGTTATCAGCAAATTGGGAGATTCAATGGCAACTGCTCTCAAACGGTTCATGGGACTCGAACGACGATTTGCAGCTAACCCAGACCTGAAGACGCTGTATTCCCAGTTTATCCACGAATACCAAACTCTCGGCCACATGAAAGAGGTCATCGATGATACCGCCACAGGGAAGACATTTTATTCACCGCACCACGCTGGTCTAAAGCCGGACAGTACCACCACGAAACTCCGAGTAGTTTTCGATGGCTCTTGTCGAACATCTACGGGCATTTCTTTGAACGACGGATTGATGGTCGGTCCCGTTGTTCAGGAAGACCTCCTCAGTATCACGTTACGCTTCCGTATCCACCGATTTGCAATAGTAGCCGACATCGCCAAGATGTACCGAATGGTTCGAGTTCAGGCAACGGATCAACCGCTACAATGGATCTTGTGGAGAGATTCTATCGAAGAGCCAATCCGTACTTTCGAATTGACGACCGTTATGTACGGTACCGCGTCTGCGCCGTATCTGGCCACAAAATGCCTGCAAAGTTTAGCCGAGGAAAGAGAAGAAACGCATCCAGATGCTGCTAAGGTGCTCAAGCAGGACTTCTACGTGGACGATATGCTCTCAGGTGTAGACGACGTGAAGGATGGAAGGAAATTGATCCAACAGCTGGTCGAGCTTTTACAGTCAGCAGGATTTTTACTTCGCAAGTGGAATTCCAACAGTAAGGAGCTCCTACAGAACGTGCCTGAGCAGTTGAGGGACGATCGGTCGATCCTAGAGTTAGATTCGTCTAGTTCAACCATCAAAACGCTAGGACTTGTGTGGGAACCCAGTACCGACAGCTTTCGATTCACTACTCCAACCTGGAACTCCGCGGCTGTAGTCACCAAACGAATAGTGCTCTCAGACGTCTCCCGACTGTTTGACCCTTTAGGCCTCGTGGGGCCTGTTATTAttcaagcaaaaatattcatCCAAGAGTTATGGAAACAAGAGTGTTCTTGGGATGAACCGCTCCTGCCAGAGCTACAGGAATACTGGCAAGAGTATCGGAGAAACCTTGCTGGTTCGGCCTCTCTGTTCCTCGGTGGGTTGGACTATCTAGCAACATTGTAG
- the LOC131680381 gene encoding uncharacterized protein LOC131680381, producing the protein MDLLKDERQKATPSGPTLQNTVFGWIVSGRVPNSTNSEPCSLVHVCSTAEIKEQLTRFWELETGRTASSNSVEETTCEQFFKETTVRDENGRFVVVLPKKEYVISKLGDSMATALKRFMGLERRFAANPDLKTLYSQFIHEYQTLGHMKEVIDDTATGKTFYSPHHAGLKPDSTTTKLRVVFDGSCRTSTGISLNDGLMVGPVVQEDLLSITLRFRIHRFAIVADIAKMYRMVRVQATDQPLQWILWRDSIEEPIRTFELTTVMYGTASAPYLATKCLQSLAEEREETHPDAAKVLKQDFYVDDMLSGVDDVKDGRKLIQQLVELLQSAGFLLRKWNSNSKELLQNVPEQLRDDRSILELDSSSSTIKTLGLVWEPSTDSFRFTTPTWNSAAVITKRIVLSDVSRLFDPLGLVGPVIIQAKIFIQELWKQECSWDEPLLPELQEYWQEYRRNLAGSASLFLGGLDYLATL; encoded by the coding sequence ATGGACTTGCTGAAAGATGAACGACAAAAGGCTACACCATCAGGACCGACTCTGCAGAATACGGTGTTTGGGTGGATAGTCTCGGGAAGAGTTCCCAACAGTACAAATAGCGAGCCATGTTCACTGGTTCATGTGTGCTCGACGGCGGAAATCAAAGAGCAGCTCACCAGATTTTGGGAATTGGAGACCGGTCGAACCGCCAGTAGCAATTCCGTCGAAGAAACCACCTGCGAACAGTTTTTCAAGGAGACTACAGTAAGAGACGAGAATGGCAGATTTGTTGTGGTACTGCCAAAGAAGGAATACGTTATCAGCAAATTGGGAGATTCAATGGCAACTGCTCTCAAACGGTTCATGGGACTCGAACGACGATTTGCAGCTAACCCAGACCTGAAGACGCTGTATTCCCAGTTTATCCACGAATACCAAACTCTCGGCCACATGAAAGAGGTCATCGATGATACCGCCACAGGGAAGACATTTTATTCACCGCACCACGCTGGTCTAAAGCCGGACAGTACCACCACGAAACTCCGAGTAGTTTTCGATGGCTCTTGTCGAACATCTACGGGCATTTCTTTGAACGACGGATTGATGGTCGGTCCCGTTGTTCAGGAAGACCTCCTCAGTATCACGTTACGCTTCCGTATCCACCGATTTGCAATAGTAGCCGACATCGCCAAGATGTACCGAATGGTTCGAGTTCAGGCAACGGATCAACCGCTACAATGGATCTTGTGGAGAGATTCTATCGAAGAGCCAATCCGTACTTTCGAATTGACGACCGTTATGTACGGTACCGCGTCTGCGCCGTATCTGGCCACAAAATGCCTGCAAAGTTTAGCCGAGGAAAGAGAAGAAACGCATCCAGATGCTGCTAAGGTGCTCAAGCAGGACTTCTACGTGGACGATATGCTCTCAGGTGTAGACGACGTGAAGGATGGAAGGAAATTGATCCAACAGCTGGTCGAGCTTTTACAGTCAGCAGGATTTTTACTTCGCAAGTGGAATTCCAACAGTAAGGAGCTCCTACAGAACGTGCCTGAGCAGTTGAGGGACGATCGGTCGATCCTAGAGTTAGATTCGTCTAGTTCAACCATCAAAACGCTAGGACTTGTGTGGGAACCCAGTACCGACAGCTTTCGATTCACTACTCCAACCTGGAACTCCGCGGCTGTAATCACCAAACGAATAGTGCTCTCAGACGTCTCCCGACTGTTTGACCCTTTAGGCCTCGTGGGGCCTGTTATTAttcaagcaaaaatattcatCCAAGAGTTATGGAAACAAGAGTGTTCTTGGGATGAACCGCTCCTGCCAGAGCTACAGGAATACTGGCAAGAGTATCGGAGAAACCTTGCTGGTTCGGCCTCTCTGTTCCTCGGTGGGTTGGACTATCTAGCAACATTGTAG